A portion of the Chondrinema litorale genome contains these proteins:
- a CDS encoding glycoside hydrolase family 3 N-terminal domain-containing protein — translation MKIHTVIKILLSMFIANMLLSACSFDSDPQSLITDKRRMEMERTNNTAMEEKIEDLLGSMTLEEKIGQMTQINNSQFAKEISTPASSPSAPPETLLEIDTAKLIYYLDSFHIGSFLNGIAVPAENWYKYSKQLQEIALRHDKHGIPIIYGVDHMHGANYLEGSTIFPHSFNIGATFDTQFSADEAYVLGLETADLGHHWIFAPVLDVGRNPYWPRFYETYSEDPYLAASMGAAYVKMLQEHPQTAPYKQAATAKHYIGYSDPDNGWDRTPATIDKQQLYEFHIPSFKAVVDAGIKSFMINGGEINSIPVHASYELLTYVLRDQLGFKGVVVTDWEDVIRLHTTHKVAKDMKEATFKAIMAGIDMSMTPYTTDFCGALKELVEEKVISMDRINLSVSRILRMKMELGLWEHPFPQDTRLDRIGRKESKAKARKAAEESLVLIKNEGILPLTAPKKIVVAGHNADSKRGLAGGWSLRWITYDDKLYPEDMPTVYTALQDAYPNAQVQLADQKTLKASAAGADAIIIAAGEEPYSETPGNFSNLELDDEQLELIKTAQETGKPVILLMIAGRPRTITDVLPDCDAFIWCGLPGFEGGTAIANVISGKVNPSGKMSFSYPAQPGHWFPYNHKNMELFFDFDKALSMTTIAPFGYGLSYTSYKYSDLTLSATSLDTEGSITASVTVTNTGNKAGREAVLWFISDEVGTFTRPVKALKHFEKLEIAPGEAKTFTFKIDAGEHLSYPNTKGEKILEPGDFTLRVGDQEVGFVLE, via the coding sequence ATGAAAATACATACCGTAATAAAAATCTTATTGAGCATGTTTATCGCAAACATGCTCCTTTCTGCGTGTTCTTTCGATAGTGACCCACAAAGCCTCATTACAGATAAAAGGCGAATGGAGATGGAAAGAACCAACAATACAGCCATGGAAGAAAAGATAGAAGACCTACTTGGCTCCATGACGCTTGAAGAGAAAATTGGGCAAATGACCCAGATAAATAACTCTCAGTTTGCTAAAGAGATTTCTACACCAGCAAGCAGTCCGAGTGCACCTCCGGAAACGTTACTGGAAATCGATACTGCCAAATTAATTTACTATCTAGATAGTTTTCACATTGGCTCTTTTCTTAATGGAATTGCAGTACCGGCAGAAAACTGGTACAAGTATTCTAAGCAATTACAAGAAATCGCTTTAAGACACGATAAACATGGTATTCCTATAATCTATGGCGTAGACCATATGCATGGCGCCAATTATTTGGAAGGTTCCACCATTTTTCCACACAGTTTTAATATCGGTGCTACTTTCGATACCCAGTTTTCTGCTGATGAAGCATATGTACTAGGTTTAGAAACTGCCGACCTTGGCCACCACTGGATATTTGCTCCGGTACTCGATGTAGGAAGAAATCCATACTGGCCACGCTTCTATGAGACATATAGTGAAGATCCTTACCTTGCTGCTAGCATGGGCGCTGCTTATGTGAAAATGCTTCAAGAACATCCTCAAACAGCACCTTATAAACAAGCAGCCACTGCGAAACACTATATCGGTTATTCTGACCCAGACAATGGCTGGGATAGAACTCCTGCTACTATAGATAAACAACAGTTATACGAGTTCCATATTCCTTCTTTTAAAGCAGTAGTAGATGCAGGTATTAAATCTTTTATGATTAATGGAGGTGAAATAAACAGCATACCTGTTCATGCCTCTTATGAACTACTTACCTATGTACTTCGCGATCAGTTAGGCTTTAAAGGGGTAGTAGTAACAGACTGGGAAGATGTAATTAGATTACACACTACCCATAAAGTTGCTAAAGACATGAAAGAAGCCACTTTTAAAGCAATTATGGCTGGTATCGATATGTCGATGACTCCTTATACAACCGATTTCTGTGGAGCGCTTAAAGAATTGGTAGAAGAAAAAGTAATCTCTATGGACAGAATTAACCTTTCTGTTTCAAGAATTCTTAGAATGAAAATGGAGCTCGGACTTTGGGAACATCCATTTCCACAAGATACTCGCCTAGATCGTATCGGTAGAAAAGAGAGCAAAGCAAAAGCAAGAAAAGCCGCTGAAGAATCTTTAGTATTAATCAAAAATGAAGGTATTTTACCTTTAACTGCTCCTAAGAAAATTGTAGTTGCAGGGCACAATGCAGATTCTAAAAGAGGTTTAGCTGGTGGTTGGTCACTTCGTTGGATTACTTATGATGATAAGTTATATCCAGAAGACATGCCAACTGTTTACACCGCTTTACAAGATGCTTACCCAAATGCTCAGGTTCAATTAGCAGATCAAAAAACTTTAAAAGCAAGTGCAGCAGGTGCAGATGCAATTATAATTGCTGCGGGTGAAGAACCTTATTCAGAAACTCCGGGAAACTTCTCGAATCTTGAGTTAGACGATGAACAACTCGAACTAATTAAAACTGCTCAAGAAACCGGCAAACCTGTTATTCTATTAATGATTGCCGGTAGACCAAGAACCATTACAGATGTACTGCCAGATTGCGATGCTTTTATCTGGTGCGGATTACCTGGTTTTGAAGGCGGAACAGCTATTGCAAATGTAATTAGTGGCAAAGTGAATCCAAGTGGTAAAATGTCGTTCTCTTATCCGGCACAACCCGGCCACTGGTTCCCATACAACCACAAAAACATGGAGCTCTTCTTCGATTTTGATAAAGCACTATCAATGACAACCATCGCACCTTTTGGCTATGGTTTATCTTATACCTCATACAAATACAGCGACCTTACTTTAAGCGCAACTTCTTTAGATACAGAAGGCAGCATTACAGCAAGTGTTACAGTTACCAATACTGGAAACAAGGCTGGTAGAGAAGCTGTGCTATGGTTTATTTCTGATGAAGTGGGCACTTTCACTCGTCCAGTAAAAGCTTTAAAGCACTTTGAAAAATTAGAAATTGCTCCTGGCGAGGCTAAGACATTCACTTTCAAAATTGATGCTGGTGAACACTTAAGCTACCCTAATACCAAAGGTGAAAAAATTCTCGAACCGGGTGATTTTACTTTAAGAGTAGGCGATCAGGAAGTAGGTTTTGTTTTAGAATAA
- a CDS encoding IS1595 family transposase, translating into MEASKLPFRYWFVAIWLMGCSKKGSSACNVQRQLNHKRYEPIWAMMHKIRSAMGQRDNHYLLGGNIEVDEGFFETLVPEGQKEEERKRGRGSQKQTMAMVFAQTEVVLQPKKHRPSKRCKYFKMAVCADFTVETARNTITRHVAQNAKMITDGYSTYQSLTGEFEMDVEKVPSKQAHIKLPWVHTAIGNAKKVLQGIYQHTRPGYLQNYLDEFCYKLNRRYFENDIFDRILIACTLT; encoded by the coding sequence ATGGAAGCTTCCAAACTTCCGTTTCGCTACTGGTTCGTTGCTATCTGGCTGATGGGCTGTAGCAAGAAAGGTTCTTCTGCCTGTAATGTGCAGAGGCAGCTCAATCATAAGCGCTATGAACCTATCTGGGCAATGATGCACAAAATACGCTCTGCGATGGGCCAACGGGACAACCACTACTTGCTGGGAGGCAATATTGAGGTAGACGAAGGGTTCTTTGAAACACTAGTACCCGAGGGGCAGAAGGAAGAGGAGAGAAAGCGGGGAAGGGGGAGCCAGAAGCAGACCATGGCGATGGTCTTTGCACAGACAGAGGTGGTGCTACAGCCTAAAAAACACCGCCCTTCTAAAAGGTGCAAGTATTTCAAAATGGCTGTATGCGCTGATTTTACAGTAGAAACTGCTAGAAATACGATTACCCGGCATGTTGCCCAGAATGCCAAGATGATTACAGATGGCTATTCAACCTATCAGTCACTGACAGGAGAGTTCGAGATGGATGTGGAAAAAGTGCCCTCAAAACAGGCCCATATCAAACTACCTTGGGTACATACAGCCATTGGGAATGCAAAGAAAGTCCTACAAGGGATATATCAGCATACAAGGCCAGGGTATCTACAGAATTATCTAGATGAGTTCTGTTACAAACTCAATAGAAGATACTTTGAAAATGATATTTTTGACAGAATATTAATTGCTTGTACGCTCACTTGA
- a CDS encoding amidohydrolase family protein, translating into MNLKFIRLCLFAFCITGLTNWQTSKANDLYDLDLLNYTLAFQDTTKKDSTKTEKKDEKKALPLKPERNVSFTTNEGTWISLDVNPAGDSIVFDLMGDIYIIPFVGGNARAVTSGLPYDVHPRYNNDGSSIVFVSDSSGSDNIWTMDLKTNERKQITKDNNQNYFSADWSPDGKYVVGAKGRRNIKLYIYHKDGGGGIQITDKPDALKTTDPTYNGDGTKIYFSQRRGAWNYNAQLPQYQIGCYDLEAGEGSVVTSRYGSAFTPTLSPDGKWMVYGTRFEDETGLMLRNLDSGDESWLAYPVQRDEQESIAPLGVLPAMSFTPDSKFLVTSYGGKIYKIAIADKVATEIPFEVNVSLPMGPRLEFKFPIEDKEEVVATQIRDAVPSPDGSKLAFTVLNKLYVMDYPSGKPEKLTKNEFTEAQPTWSPDGKWIVFTTWSPEGGHLYKVNIEGKPKPVQLTKASAIYGSPVWSFNSNRIVFTRGKAQNYKDAYDPMAFAATEDLCWISADGGEVQFITKSNGRGNPHFIKSDDRIYLNNYSKGLVSIRWDGTDEKEHVAITGITTFGSMRELIESHDNSHSNFSLLPQEMEMKAVSEPSKADVILMAPEGDQALAKINNEIYIVTVPKVGKTPKISVSNPESASFPSKKLTELGGEFPYWSADGKKVHWSLGHSHFVYDLDEAKAFEDSVKAAKKEEAKLKAEEKKEEEKDDEEKVEEEKEEEDEKKKDKYEAEEHKIEVLIKKDIPKGVALLQGARIITMKGDEIIENGDILIENNRIKAVGTSGSLTVPKGAEVIDLKGKTVMPGLVDTHAHMWPVWGIHKTQVWIYAANLAYGVTTTRDPQTATTDVLTYSDLVDAGELYGPRVYSTGPGVGFWAYNIKSLDQAKKVLKQYSEYYNTKTIKMYLTGNRQQRQWIIMAAKEQGLMPTTEGGLDFKLNMTQLLDGYPGHEHALPIYPIYSDVVKTIAESQMAVTPTMLVAYGGPFAENYYYATEQPYNDPKMQYFTPYEELAGKARRRAGWFMDEEHVFPKHAEFIKNLVEEGGLAGIGSHGQLQGLGYHWELWSVQSGGMKNHDALKVATIIGAEALGLDKDLGSVEEGKLADLVILNENPLENIRNSNTIQYVMKNGRLYEGNTLDEVYPDKKKAEKFWWQTVKPEGLPGIKE; encoded by the coding sequence ATGAATTTAAAATTTATCAGATTATGCCTGTTTGCATTTTGTATAACAGGATTAACTAACTGGCAAACAAGTAAAGCAAATGATCTCTACGATTTAGATTTACTCAACTATACCCTCGCTTTTCAAGATACTACCAAAAAAGATTCTACTAAAACTGAAAAGAAAGACGAGAAAAAAGCACTTCCCCTCAAACCAGAAAGAAATGTTTCTTTCACTACCAATGAAGGTACTTGGATTTCATTAGATGTAAACCCTGCCGGAGATAGTATTGTCTTCGATTTAATGGGCGATATATATATTATCCCTTTTGTGGGTGGCAATGCACGTGCAGTTACTAGCGGTTTACCATACGATGTGCATCCGCGATATAATAATGATGGAAGCAGTATTGTATTTGTTTCAGACTCTAGTGGTTCAGACAACATCTGGACAATGGATTTGAAAACCAACGAAAGAAAACAAATCACGAAAGATAATAACCAAAATTACTTTTCTGCCGATTGGAGTCCAGATGGCAAATACGTTGTTGGAGCTAAAGGAAGGAGAAATATCAAACTTTACATTTACCATAAAGATGGTGGTGGCGGTATTCAAATTACAGATAAGCCAGACGCTTTAAAAACCACCGATCCAACTTATAATGGAGATGGTACAAAGATTTATTTCTCTCAAAGACGTGGCGCATGGAATTACAATGCACAATTACCTCAATATCAGATAGGATGCTACGATCTTGAAGCTGGTGAAGGTAGTGTGGTTACTTCTCGCTATGGTTCTGCTTTTACACCAACCCTTTCACCCGATGGTAAATGGATGGTTTACGGAACTCGCTTTGAAGATGAAACCGGATTAATGCTCAGAAATTTAGATTCAGGTGACGAAAGTTGGTTAGCTTACCCAGTTCAGCGCGACGAGCAGGAATCAATTGCTCCATTGGGTGTATTACCTGCTATGTCTTTTACACCAGACAGTAAGTTTTTAGTAACTTCTTACGGAGGTAAAATTTATAAAATAGCAATTGCAGATAAAGTAGCTACAGAAATTCCATTTGAGGTAAATGTTTCTTTGCCTATGGGGCCAAGGTTAGAGTTTAAATTCCCTATTGAAGATAAAGAGGAAGTAGTTGCTACGCAGATTAGAGATGCAGTTCCTTCGCCAGATGGCTCTAAACTCGCATTTACTGTGCTCAACAAGCTTTATGTAATGGATTATCCATCAGGTAAACCTGAAAAACTTACAAAAAATGAGTTTACTGAAGCGCAGCCAACTTGGTCGCCAGATGGAAAATGGATTGTATTTACCACTTGGTCACCAGAAGGAGGGCACCTATACAAAGTAAATATTGAAGGTAAGCCAAAGCCTGTACAGTTAACTAAAGCTTCTGCAATTTATGGTTCTCCTGTTTGGTCTTTTAATTCTAATAGAATTGTATTTACAAGAGGTAAAGCTCAAAATTATAAAGATGCATACGATCCGATGGCTTTTGCTGCTACAGAAGATTTGTGTTGGATAAGTGCCGATGGTGGAGAAGTTCAATTTATAACAAAAAGCAATGGTCGTGGTAATCCTCATTTTATTAAAAGCGACGATCGAATCTACCTCAATAACTACTCAAAAGGTTTGGTTTCTATCAGGTGGGATGGAACCGACGAAAAGGAACATGTTGCAATAACAGGTATTACTACTTTTGGTAGTATGCGTGAGCTAATTGAGAGCCATGATAATAGCCATAGCAACTTTAGCTTACTTCCACAAGAAATGGAGATGAAAGCAGTAAGTGAACCATCTAAGGCAGATGTTATTCTAATGGCTCCGGAGGGCGATCAAGCTTTGGCAAAAATCAATAATGAGATTTATATAGTTACTGTTCCTAAGGTTGGTAAAACCCCTAAAATATCAGTTTCAAATCCAGAAAGTGCTTCTTTCCCTTCTAAGAAGCTAACAGAGTTAGGTGGAGAATTTCCTTATTGGTCTGCCGATGGTAAAAAAGTACATTGGTCTTTAGGGCATAGCCATTTTGTATATGATTTAGATGAAGCAAAAGCTTTTGAAGATTCAGTAAAAGCGGCTAAAAAGGAAGAAGCCAAATTGAAAGCAGAAGAGAAAAAGGAAGAAGAGAAAGATGATGAGGAAAAGGTTGAAGAAGAAAAGGAAGAAGAAGATGAGAAGAAAAAAGATAAGTATGAAGCCGAAGAGCATAAGATAGAAGTACTTATCAAAAAAGATATTCCTAAAGGAGTTGCATTGCTACAAGGTGCCAGAATTATTACCATGAAAGGTGATGAGATTATCGAAAATGGTGATATTTTAATTGAAAACAACCGAATAAAAGCAGTAGGCACAAGTGGAAGTTTAACAGTCCCGAAAGGTGCAGAAGTAATTGATCTGAAGGGTAAAACTGTGATGCCGGGCTTAGTTGATACTCACGCACATATGTGGCCTGTTTGGGGCATCCATAAAACACAAGTTTGGATTTATGCAGCAAACTTGGCTTATGGAGTTACTACGACTCGCGATCCACAAACTGCTACTACAGATGTATTAACTTATTCAGATTTGGTGGATGCTGGTGAATTGTATGGACCAAGAGTTTATTCTACAGGTCCGGGAGTTGGTTTCTGGGCATACAATATCAAAAGTTTAGATCAAGCAAAAAAGGTTTTGAAACAGTATAGCGAGTACTACAATACCAAAACCATTAAAATGTATCTTACTGGTAATCGCCAGCAAAGACAGTGGATAATTATGGCCGCAAAAGAGCAAGGATTAATGCCAACTACAGAAGGTGGTCTTGATTTTAAACTCAACATGACGCAACTATTAGATGGCTATCCGGGTCATGAGCATGCATTGCCAATCTATCCGATTTACAGCGATGTAGTAAAAACGATTGCCGAATCTCAAATGGCTGTTACTCCAACCATGTTAGTGGCATATGGAGGTCCATTTGCAGAGAATTATTACTATGCAACTGAGCAGCCTTACAATGATCCTAAGATGCAGTATTTCACTCCTTACGAAGAATTAGCAGGCAAAGCAAGAAGAAGAGCTGGCTGGTTTATGGACGAAGAACACGTATTCCCGAAACATGCTGAGTTTATCAAAAACTTAGTAGAAGAAGGTGGATTAGCAGGAATCGGAAGCCACGGGCAGTTACAAGGTTTGGGTTACCACTGGGAGCTTTGGTCTGTGCAATCTGGTGGAATGAAAAACCACGATGCATTAAAAGTGGCGACCATTATTGGCGCAGAAGCTTTAGGTTTAGATAAAGATTTGGGTTCTGTAGAAGAAGGAAAACTGGCTGATTTAGTGATTTTGAACGAAAATCCTTTAGAAAACATCAGAAACTCAAACACCATACAGTATGTGATGAAAAACGGTAGACTTTACGAAGGCAACACCCTAGACGAAGTTTATCCTGATAAAAAGAAAGCTGAAAAATTCTGGTGGCAAACTGTTAAACCAGAAGGTTTGCCTGGAATTAAAGAATAA
- a CDS encoding OmpA family protein, whose translation MKKSIFFLLTIISLIQTQNLFSQKISKKAQKLYQEGREAAGSRNFNKAINNMEKALGIAPNYAEAHRDLAFFYFSLRDVANARKHYQAAADLKPSDKAFAPAYIRLAEFNITEGKYNEALKYAKEFLSSNPSARYVNDINLANKIIETSDYAIEAMKKPMKFEPVPLPASVNKLRQQYFPSLTADKETMIFTGRTGDNEDIYQVNFENGNWQDPTIIEELSSKFNEGTCSISADGKTMIFTACVGNSDRKVYGACDLFISYKTGDTWSTPENMGSNINTKAWESQPALSADGREIYFISDRGGGIGQNDIWMSKKDKEGNWMPSVNLGKPINTPLNEVSPFIHANGKTLFFSSRGHEGFWGYDLYRVEKEEKGSWGKPENLGYPINDYHDQVSLVITADGKKGYYSHEVRDERQQLISTLFAFDIPEEIRIKESSDIVKGKVYDVKTGEVLDAKIELTDIESNEVISIVNSDAENGSYVIVLTAGAEYALHVNKNGYLYKSLSFDYKAEKESQEISLDIPLEPVVVGSKVTLNNIFFEFGSYSLLSKSKTELDKLVNFMQDNKDIKIEIGGHTDDVGSDTANQELSQQRAGAVVNYLTEAGVSKERLTAIGYGETQPVVANDSDENRASNRRIEFKIL comes from the coding sequence ATGAAAAAAAGTATTTTTTTTCTGCTAACTATCATCTCGCTGATTCAAACTCAAAATCTGTTTTCTCAGAAGATATCCAAAAAAGCTCAAAAACTTTATCAGGAAGGAAGAGAAGCAGCCGGATCGAGAAATTTTAATAAAGCTATTAATAACATGGAAAAAGCTTTGGGCATAGCACCGAATTATGCTGAAGCTCATCGTGATTTGGCTTTTTTTTATTTTTCTCTTAGAGATGTAGCTAATGCTAGAAAACACTATCAGGCGGCAGCCGACCTAAAACCATCTGACAAAGCTTTTGCCCCAGCATATATTCGTTTGGCAGAGTTTAATATTACCGAAGGTAAGTACAATGAGGCTTTAAAATATGCCAAAGAGTTTCTCAGCTCGAACCCAAGTGCACGGTATGTGAACGATATTAATCTGGCAAATAAGATTATAGAAACTTCTGATTATGCGATTGAGGCAATGAAAAAGCCTATGAAATTTGAGCCTGTTCCTTTACCTGCATCAGTTAACAAATTGCGCCAACAGTATTTTCCCTCACTTACTGCTGATAAAGAAACCATGATTTTTACTGGTAGAACAGGGGATAATGAAGACATTTATCAAGTAAATTTTGAGAATGGTAATTGGCAAGATCCTACCATAATTGAAGAATTGAGTTCTAAATTTAACGAAGGTACTTGTAGTATTTCGGCTGATGGTAAAACCATGATTTTTACAGCATGTGTAGGAAACAGCGACAGAAAAGTATATGGTGCTTGCGATTTGTTTATCAGTTATAAAACTGGCGATACATGGAGTACCCCCGAAAATATGGGTAGTAACATTAATACAAAAGCATGGGAGTCTCAGCCGGCTTTATCTGCCGATGGTAGGGAAATATATTTTATTTCAGATAGAGGAGGAGGAATTGGGCAGAACGATATTTGGATGAGCAAAAAAGACAAAGAAGGAAACTGGATGCCATCAGTAAACTTAGGCAAACCTATAAATACGCCTTTAAATGAGGTTTCTCCTTTTATACATGCAAATGGTAAAACATTGTTTTTCTCATCTAGAGGGCACGAAGGTTTTTGGGGTTACGATCTTTACAGAGTAGAAAAAGAGGAAAAAGGCAGTTGGGGAAAGCCCGAAAATCTTGGTTATCCAATAAACGATTACCACGATCAAGTATCTCTGGTAATTACAGCAGATGGAAAGAAAGGGTATTACTCACATGAAGTTCGCGATGAAAGACAGCAACTAATCAGTACGCTATTCGCATTCGATATTCCAGAAGAAATTAGAATTAAAGAATCTAGTGATATCGTAAAGGGAAAAGTATATGATGTAAAAACAGGAGAGGTACTAGACGCCAAAATCGAATTGACAGATATTGAGAGTAATGAGGTGATTTCGATTGTAAATTCTGATGCGGAAAATGGATCGTATGTAATTGTACTCACAGCAGGTGCTGAATATGCATTACATGTAAATAAAAATGGATACTTGTATAAAAGTTTGAGCTTTGACTATAAAGCGGAGAAAGAATCACAGGAAATTTCTTTGGATATTCCTCTTGAGCCAGTAGTAGTTGGTTCTAAAGTAACCCTCAATAATATTTTCTTTGAATTCGGTTCTTATAGCCTCTTATCAAAATCTAAAACAGAATTAGATAAGCTAGTAAATTTTATGCAAGATAACAAAGACATAAAAATTGAGATTGGAGGTCATACAGATGATGTGGGCTCAGATACAGCTAATCAGGAACTTTCTCAACAAAGAGCTGGAGCTGTTGTAAATTATTTAACTGAGGCAGGTGTTTCTAAAGAAAGACTTACTGCTATTGGTTATGGAGAAACTCAGCCGGTAGTTGCAAATGATTCTGACGAGAACCGAGCTTCAAATAGACGTATTGAGTTTAAAATATTATAG
- a CDS encoding heavy-metal-associated domain-containing protein, which translates to MNSLKKITTLTFLLAGLQIALFGQSNEQLTEEKGAQVVEINTSAHCQDCKDRIEYELTFTKGIVSTEFADDSQTLTVKFKSKKINRDEIRALISSMGYDADYVKADKDAFNMLPKSCKAPALKAAGN; encoded by the coding sequence ATGAATAGCTTAAAAAAAATCACCACTTTAACTTTTTTACTAGCAGGATTACAAATCGCATTATTCGGACAATCTAATGAGCAGTTGACAGAAGAGAAGGGAGCACAAGTAGTAGAAATTAATACTTCGGCTCATTGCCAAGATTGTAAAGATAGAATCGAATATGAATTAACTTTTACAAAAGGTATTGTAAGTACAGAATTCGCAGATGACTCACAAACGCTTACTGTAAAATTTAAATCTAAAAAGATAAATAGAGACGAAATTAGAGCTTTAATCTCATCTATGGGATATGATGCAGATTATGTAAAAGCAGATAAAGATGCATTCAACATGTTACCTAAATCTTGTAAAGCCCCTGCATTAAAAGCTGCAGGTAATTGA
- the fbp gene encoding class 1 fructose-bisphosphatase, whose protein sequence is MTGIEKFTSPIGVALDRFISAKQEEFTYATGELSQLLRDIALASKIINREINRAGLSGIEGSIGADNIQGERQQMLDVIADYRFTRALVRGGQTCGIVSEENAEIIDTKNHNAKYIITIDPLDGSSNIDVNVSVGTIFSIYRRKSPIGTPPTLEDVLQKGTEQVAAGYILYGSSTMLVFTTGFGVNGFTYEPSLGEYFLSHPDMTICEDGNIYSVNEGGYYSFPQGVQDYIDECKKKKMRARYIGSLVADFHRNLLKGGIYMYPSTKEYKNGKLRLLYECNSLAFIIEQAGGYASNGEKRILEIEPEEKHQRTPLYIGSKNMVKEVLNRVNVTSIA, encoded by the coding sequence ATGACAGGTATTGAAAAATTTACTTCACCAATCGGGGTTGCTCTTGACCGTTTTATTTCTGCAAAACAAGAAGAATTTACTTATGCAACAGGAGAACTTTCACAGTTACTAAGAGACATTGCGTTGGCTTCTAAGATTATTAATAGGGAAATCAACCGAGCAGGTTTATCTGGAATCGAAGGTAGTATAGGAGCAGATAATATACAGGGAGAAAGACAACAGATGCTAGATGTAATCGCCGACTACAGGTTTACTAGAGCTTTGGTAAGAGGTGGGCAAACCTGTGGTATAGTTTCAGAAGAGAATGCTGAAATTATCGATACTAAAAATCATAATGCAAAATATATCATTACAATAGATCCTTTAGATGGTTCTTCTAATATAGATGTAAATGTTTCTGTCGGAACTATTTTTTCAATTTACAGAAGAAAATCTCCTATTGGCACACCACCAACTTTAGAAGATGTATTGCAAAAAGGAACAGAACAAGTAGCAGCAGGCTATATATTATATGGTTCTTCTACCATGTTGGTGTTTACCACAGGTTTCGGTGTAAACGGATTTACTTACGAACCATCATTAGGAGAGTATTTCCTCTCTCATCCAGATATGACCATTTGCGAAGACGGTAATATATATTCAGTAAATGAAGGAGGCTATTATTCTTTTCCTCAAGGTGTACAAGATTATATAGATGAATGTAAAAAGAAAAAAATGAGAGCTAGATATATTGGTTCTCTTGTTGCCGATTTCCACAGAAATCTATTAAAAGGTGGAATTTATATGTACCCATCTACTAAAGAATACAAAAATGGTAAACTAAGATTACTTTATGAGTGCAATTCGCTGGCATTTATAATAGAACAGGCAGGAGGATACGCTTCTAATGGAGAGAAGAGAATTCTAGAAATAGAGCCAGAAGAAAAGCATCAGCGAACACCATTATATATTGGCTCAAAAAATATGGTAAAAGAAGTGCTAAACCGAGTCAATGTAACTTCAATAGCATAA
- the moaA gene encoding GTP 3',8-cyclase MoaA, translating into MKITDNYNRPIEYMRLAVTDRCNLRCFYCMPEEGIKYLPKKELLTYEEMERLVRISSEMGVNKVRITGGEPFVRRGLIEFLERIRANTAIEKINITTNGVLTKQYIPQLKALGITDINLSIDTLDRDRFFQITRRDELPKVMDTLYEMLDEGFKVKINAVVMEGKNTEDIYELAKFTEKHPVEVRFIEEMPFNGEGSHYPVLNWNFKKILEELTQHFPAISKLPTEKAATAVKYQIPGYAGNIGIIAAFTRTFCGSCNRIRLTAQGTLKTCLYDSGVLDLRKILRSEADDETIKTALIGAFKSRAKDGYEAEKNRSQDNKVSESMSTIGG; encoded by the coding sequence ATGAAAATTACAGACAACTACAATAGACCAATAGAGTATATGCGCCTTGCTGTAACGGATCGTTGCAACCTGAGATGTTTTTATTGTATGCCCGAAGAAGGAATAAAATACCTCCCTAAAAAGGAATTGCTTACTTACGAAGAAATGGAGCGACTTGTACGTATCTCATCTGAAATGGGAGTAAACAAAGTAAGAATTACTGGTGGAGAACCTTTTGTAAGAAGAGGATTAATTGAGTTTCTTGAACGCATAAGAGCTAATACAGCCATTGAAAAAATTAATATTACAACTAATGGAGTGCTTACAAAACAATATATACCTCAACTAAAAGCATTAGGAATTACTGATATAAACCTTAGTATAGATACCCTTGATAGAGACAGGTTTTTCCAGATTACCAGAAGAGATGAACTTCCAAAAGTAATGGATACGCTCTACGAAATGCTGGATGAAGGCTTTAAAGTTAAGATTAATGCTGTGGTGATGGAAGGCAAAAACACAGAAGATATTTATGAGCTTGCCAAATTCACAGAAAAACATCCTGTAGAAGTGAGGTTTATCGAGGAAATGCCTTTTAATGGAGAAGGGAGTCATTATCCGGTTTTGAACTGGAACTTTAAGAAAATTCTAGAAGAACTCACTCAGCACTTTCCAGCAATAAGTAAATTACCAACCGAAAAAGCTGCTACTGCTGTAAAATACCAAATACCTGGTTATGCTGGTAACATTGGTATAATAGCCGCATTTACTCGTACTTTTTGTGGAAGTTGCAACCGTATTAGGTTAACTGCACAAGGCACATTAAAAACCTGCCTGTATGACAGTGGCGTACTTGATCTACGCAAAATACTCCGCAGTGAAGCTGATGACGAAACGATTAAAACTGCTTTAATTGGTGCTTTTAAAAGTAGAGCCAAAGATGGCTATGAAGCAGAGAAAAACAGGTCACAAGATAACAAAGTATCTGAGTCGATGTCGACAATTGGTGGTTAA